From a single Metopolophium dirhodum isolate CAU chromosome 6, ASM1992520v1, whole genome shotgun sequence genomic region:
- the LOC132947464 gene encoding interaptin-like, producing MNNNILELKKKNHENDSVLVKIENDVCVDQIKLKQHLTTTYNLEKQIKELTIDLNHQDLYISTLDSELKKLYTDMQMKSNMIESEFKELESLKKKREVGDVITPQMQIDHVRSKINDVENETNIIKQYCIQNQNKNVQLLDEKNKQIIELNMMREYDTQNLKKSKKLDLEIVSLSKEVDQHKRKLTNMRNEVVKYNEVFGKNKGKSTKLLNENEWIQSSALVELNENEKQCLEYIDLLKLLKNELNEIKKTYIEKQRESKSWDAKVQSLVEMKTELKKKQGIFGDIDVIQKEIHKMQMTESRLKKMLDKIMSDLEKCILKRETIYNSFASKNSSYKNGTKQKLLKTLDDMRIMIRQIKTKCKKIDQDINHAQNYKIELECKLTHLRDKCINVEQNINDLAKNIEDMNALKLKDFYKLNFKQNHIKFLEDVKNEKYRLLIKSESKMNEAITAQGSKNSNLISVVEALKNDFPYLDVVLTRLLLTLKSIES from the exons atgaataacaatattttagaacttaaaaaaaaaaatcatgagaat gattcAGTGTTAGTTAAAATTGAGAACGATGTTTGCGTGGatcaaataaaactaaaacaacaTCTTACTACAACTTATAATTTAGAGAAACAAATAAAAGAACTCACTATAGATCTTAACCACCAAGATTTGTACATTTCTACCTTGGACTCTGAACTGAAGAAACTATACACAGATATGCAAATGAAATCAAACATGATTGAATCGGAATTCAAAGAATTGgaatctttgaaaaaaaaacgtgaa GTTGGTGATGTTATAACTCCACAAATGCAAATTGACCACGTCAGAAGTAAAATTAATGATGTAGAAAATGAAACCaatatcataaaacaatattgcattcaaaaccaaaacaaaaatgtacaattattagatgaaaaaaataaacaaattattgaacTGAATATGATGCGTGaat atgatacacaaaatcttaaaaaaagtaaaaaacttgaTCTCGAAATCGTTTCTTTATCCAAAGAAGTCGATCAGCATAAAAGAAAACTTACGAACATGAGAAATGAAGTTGTGAAATATAATgaagtttttggaaaaaataaaggGAAAAGTACTAAACTTTTGAATGAAAATGAATGGATACAAAGCTCTGCTTTGGttgaattaaat gaaaATGAAAAGCAGTGTTTGGAATATATTGACCttctaaaattgttaaaaaatgaattgaacgaaattaaaaaaacatacattgaaAAACAACGAGAAAGTAAATCGTGGGACGCTAAAGTGCAGTCACTTGTCGAAATGAAAACAGAACTTAAGAAAAAACAAGGTATTTTTGGTGACATTGATGTTATACAAAAGGAAATACATAAAATGCAG ATGACGGAAAGtagattgaaaaaaatgttggacAAAATAATGTCGGATTTAGAAAAATGCATATTGAAACGGGAAACGATATACAATTCATTTGCATCAAAGAATTCAAGCTACAAAAAtggtacaaaacaaaaattgttgaaGACCCTGGATGACATGCGAATAATGATAAGACAAATTAAAACT aaatgtaaaaaaatagacCAAGACATAAATCAtgcacaaaattataaaatagaattggAGTGTAAACTTACACATTTAAGAGATAAATGTATCAAcgttgaacaaaatattaacgatttagcaaaaaatattgaagatatGAATGCTTTAAAACTTAAA gacttttataaattaaacttcaAGCAAAATCATATCAAATTCTTGGAAgatgtaaaaaatgaaaaataccgTTTGCTGATAAAAAGTGAATCAAAAATGAACGAAGCAATTACAGCTCAGGGATCGAAGAATTCCAACTTAATAAGTGTTGTGGAAGCTTTAAAAAACGATTTCCCATACTTGGATGTTGTGTTGACTCGTTTGTTATTAACTCTTAAGTCTATTGAAAGTTAA
- the LOC132947077 gene encoding riboflavin transporter 2 isoform X1, with protein sequence MEVDENTYLQHKRMKVYSLETNSIVERKWFLDLLTCMFGVGAWILVNSLYTQLPLLVQSAPEGWNLPSYLSIAIQIGNVGPLLYGAWRRRYGNRYDRPLTIAVLTFGVASVFLMAGFYDVTGSVFGQKHSVVLCALTFTMALVGCTSSVLFIPSLARYPDIYLVTYMVGEGISGFVPSAVAIVQGVGTTTCRSVVGPDGKTSETKSTTDALFSSGPFFVGIGAIMCASTVSYLCLEYLPTCKREKIRTPPDDDGHQTIGVGGTDNRSRHLNVSLLALQGVIVFFANGLLPSIQSYSCLPYGYMAYHFATNLSNIANPVACFVAYYTNRTSKTVIYMLCGVCLVSTVYMMITAFMSPSPPLSNSTTGTVLIVFMWVLFFGCASYVKLSIAAVLRNKGNRGLFLYGCITQIGSTAGALIGFYLINIVQLLNSYNPC encoded by the exons atGGA agTCGATGAAAATACGTACTTACAACATAAACGAATGAAAGTGTATAGCTTGGAAACCAATTCTATCGTCGAGAGAAAATG GTTTCTGGATCTGTTGACGTGCATGTTCGGCGTGGGTGCTTGGATACTGGTCAACAGTCTGTACACGCAGCTGCCATTGCTCGTGCAGAGCGCGCCCGAGGGATGGAACTTGCCGTCGTACTTGTCGATTGCCATACAAATCGGAAACGTGGGCCCGCTGCTGTATGGCGCCTGGCGCCGGAGATACGGTAACCGGTACGACAGGCCACTGACGATCGCCGTGCTCACTTTCGGCGTAGCGTCTGTGTTCCTGATGGCCGGGTTTTATGACGTGACGGGCTCAGTGTTCGGCCAAAAGCACAGCGTCGTACTCTGTGCGCTTACGTTCACCATGGCGTTGGTCGGGTGCACTAGTTCCGTTCTGTTCATACCATCGCTGGCCCGGTATCCGGACATATACCTGGTCACGTACATGGTCGGCGAGGGCATCAGCGGTTTCGTGCCCAGCGCGGTCGCTATCGTCCAGGGCGTGGGCACCACCACTTGCCGGTCGGTAGTGGGGCCGGACGGGAAGACGTCCGAAACGAAGTCAACGACTGACGCACTCTTCTCGAGCGGCCCGTTTTTCGTCGGCATCGGGGCAATAATGTGTGCGAGCACGGTGTCGTACTTGTGCTTGGAGTACTTGCCGACCTGCAAGAGAGAAAAGATCCGGACGCCGCCGGACGACGACGGCCACCAGACGATCGGCGTCGGCGGCACCGACAACCGCAGCCGTCATCTAAACGTTTCGCTGCTGGCCTTGCAAGGCGTGATCGTTTTCTTCGCCAACGGACTGTTGCCCAGCATCCAATCGTACTCGTGTCTGCCATACGGATACATGGCGTATCATTTCGCGACAAACCTGTCAAACATTGCCAACCCTGTGGCTTGTTTCGTCGCCTATTATACGAATCGAACGTCCAAAACCGTAATTTACATGCTGTGCGGCGTTTGCTTAGTGTCCACAGTGTACATGATGATAACCGCCTTTATGAGTCCTTCGCCTCCATTGAGCAATTCAACCACTGGAACAGTCTTAata gtttttatgtggGTTTTATTCTTTGGATGTGCATCTTATGTTAAATTGTCAATAGCTGCAGTACTGCGAAACAAAGGTAACAGAGGACTATTTCTTTATGGCTGCATTACTCAAATTGGATCAACAGCAGGAGCATTGAttggattttatttaattaacattgtACAATTGTTAAATTCATATAATCCTTGTTGA
- the LOC132946681 gene encoding uveal autoantigen with coiled-coil domains and ankyrin repeats protein-like, whose translation MFSPPCGTPEKTLNLFDELKGGISEYVEVMIELGNEMLTGDEETLQMHNEIKNDNTNVMPVGDPNKSASHIHKQETNSSFNLIGTETETYKNSPECDITLKQSESVNSGTTTSQSTNDTLKNQQIILTSDNPLMAKIQNILKLQLLKQTENIKKEIQTLRMVVKAKEREKSSTISLINNTNSRVAAQQNLLSEFHRMKVELETANEKLEKSIEQQIQRRKDILEKTADKEKKFRVLKSQIECSRGFLNELSKHEKEQEISFNRCSQTKYHTKQYKKKLLSNQQKQDLLLLSLTQENLRLEDRINQLGEQGKAKYEESELLRQKVMDNSIGLDAINKDNAEYTFLWNEVIISIQQCEKSSQKKIKELQEEKNKYHILLTEYYSYKRSSQVECNKNDELLHFLNKFTQNQINLQNGYKTCLENFNSLRDKYFNILKMTDIQNQNLNEVIFVCIS comes from the exons ATGTTCAGTCCACCTTGCGGAACTCCAGAAAAAACCTTGAACTTATTTGATGAA ttaaaagGCGGAATATCAGAATACGTAGAAGTTATGATTGAACTAGGAAATGAAATGCTCACGGGCGACGAAGAAACATTACAGAtgcataatgaaataaaaaatgataacacaAATGTCATGCCTGTTGGAGATCCCAATAAATCTGCATCTCATATACATAAGCAGGAAACTAATAGCAGTTTTAATTTGATTg GGACAGAAACagaaacatataaaaatagcCCTGAATGTGATATTACTCTTAAACAGTCTGAAAGTGTAAACAGTGGAACCACGACCTCTCAATCGACGAATGATACATTAAAAAACCAACAAATTATACTTACGTCGGACAATCCTCTCATggcgaaaattcaaaatatattgaaattacaGTTGTTGAAACAAAcggaaaacattaaaaaagaaatacaaactctt agGATGGTAGTTAAAGCCAAAGAGAGAGAAAAGTCTTCAACTATTAGTCtgataaataatacaaacagtCGAGTTGCAGCACAGCAAAACCTATTGAGTGAATTCCACCGAATGAAAGTAGAATTGGAAACAGCAAACGAAAAGTTGGAAAAAAGTATTGAACAGCAAATACAACGTCGCAAAGATATTTTGGAAAAAACTgcagataaagaaaaaaaat TTAGAGTTTTAAAAAGTCAGATAGAATGCAGTCGTGGATTTCTGAACGAACTTAGCAAGCACGAAAAAGAACAGGAAATTTCATTTAATAGGTGTAGTCAaacaaaatatcatacaaaacagtataagaaaaaattattaagtaaccAGCAAAAACAG GATCTGTTATTATTGTCTCTAACTCAAGAAAATCTTCGATTGGAAGATCGTATTAATCAATTAGGTGAACAAGGAAAGGCAAAGTATGAAGAAAGCGAACTACTGAGACAAAAAGTTATGGACAATTCAATAGGTCTTGATGCTATTAATAAAGATAATGCAGAGTACACATTTTTATGGAATGAAGTTATAATAAGTATTCAACAATGTGAAAAATCttctcagaaaaaaataaaagaattaca agaagaaaaaaataaatatcatatattattaacagaatACTACAGTTACAAGCGCAGTTCACAAGTCGAATGTAACAAAAATGATGAACTACTCcactttttaaacaaatttactcaaaatcaaataaatttacaaaatgggTATAAAACATGTTTAGAAAACTTTAATTCTTTGAGggataagtattttaatatattaaaaatgacagATATCCAAAATCAAAACTTAAATGAAGtgatatttgtatgtatttcataa
- the LOC132947079 gene encoding uncharacterized protein LOC132947079, which produces MCLKRDNDDNCDKFLYPFPILDTIDLTIDELGDDDNFVEITPRVDQWNYPYNLLPSSDEEEPASGFISHMEDNTGDVHYTHSNTTHDSLNEINQNANTSSASVNINFNISETNNTDQSSEDREFELNIPQILLSMSRISHNLYNQSSSSHD; this is translated from the exons ATGTGCTTGAAACGGGATAATGATGACAACTGTGACAAGTTTTTGTATCCGTTTCCGATATTGGACACTATCGATTTGACGATAGATGAGTTAGGGGATGATGATAACTTCGTGGAAATCACACCGCGTGTCGACCAGTGGAATTATCCGTACAATTTGTTGCCATCTAGTGATGAAGAAGAGCCG GCAAGTGGTTTCATAAGCCATATGGAGGACAATACTGGAGATGTTCATTATACTCATTCAAATACCACTCATGACtcattaaatgaaataaatcaaaatgctAACACATCAAGTGCATCAGTAAATATTAACTTC aatatttcgGAAACCAACAATACTGATCAATCTAGTGAAGATAGAGAATTTGAATTGAATATACCACAAATATTGTTATCGATGTCCAGAATATCACATAATTTGTACAATCAATCTTCGTCATCTCATGATTAA
- the LOC132947077 gene encoding riboflavin transporter 2 isoform X2, translating into MKVYSLETNSIVERKWFLDLLTCMFGVGAWILVNSLYTQLPLLVQSAPEGWNLPSYLSIAIQIGNVGPLLYGAWRRRYGNRYDRPLTIAVLTFGVASVFLMAGFYDVTGSVFGQKHSVVLCALTFTMALVGCTSSVLFIPSLARYPDIYLVTYMVGEGISGFVPSAVAIVQGVGTTTCRSVVGPDGKTSETKSTTDALFSSGPFFVGIGAIMCASTVSYLCLEYLPTCKREKIRTPPDDDGHQTIGVGGTDNRSRHLNVSLLALQGVIVFFANGLLPSIQSYSCLPYGYMAYHFATNLSNIANPVACFVAYYTNRTSKTVIYMLCGVCLVSTVYMMITAFMSPSPPLSNSTTGTVLIVFMWVLFFGCASYVKLSIAAVLRNKGNRGLFLYGCITQIGSTAGALIGFYLINIVQLLNSYNPC; encoded by the exons ATGAAAGTGTATAGCTTGGAAACCAATTCTATCGTCGAGAGAAAATG GTTTCTGGATCTGTTGACGTGCATGTTCGGCGTGGGTGCTTGGATACTGGTCAACAGTCTGTACACGCAGCTGCCATTGCTCGTGCAGAGCGCGCCCGAGGGATGGAACTTGCCGTCGTACTTGTCGATTGCCATACAAATCGGAAACGTGGGCCCGCTGCTGTATGGCGCCTGGCGCCGGAGATACGGTAACCGGTACGACAGGCCACTGACGATCGCCGTGCTCACTTTCGGCGTAGCGTCTGTGTTCCTGATGGCCGGGTTTTATGACGTGACGGGCTCAGTGTTCGGCCAAAAGCACAGCGTCGTACTCTGTGCGCTTACGTTCACCATGGCGTTGGTCGGGTGCACTAGTTCCGTTCTGTTCATACCATCGCTGGCCCGGTATCCGGACATATACCTGGTCACGTACATGGTCGGCGAGGGCATCAGCGGTTTCGTGCCCAGCGCGGTCGCTATCGTCCAGGGCGTGGGCACCACCACTTGCCGGTCGGTAGTGGGGCCGGACGGGAAGACGTCCGAAACGAAGTCAACGACTGACGCACTCTTCTCGAGCGGCCCGTTTTTCGTCGGCATCGGGGCAATAATGTGTGCGAGCACGGTGTCGTACTTGTGCTTGGAGTACTTGCCGACCTGCAAGAGAGAAAAGATCCGGACGCCGCCGGACGACGACGGCCACCAGACGATCGGCGTCGGCGGCACCGACAACCGCAGCCGTCATCTAAACGTTTCGCTGCTGGCCTTGCAAGGCGTGATCGTTTTCTTCGCCAACGGACTGTTGCCCAGCATCCAATCGTACTCGTGTCTGCCATACGGATACATGGCGTATCATTTCGCGACAAACCTGTCAAACATTGCCAACCCTGTGGCTTGTTTCGTCGCCTATTATACGAATCGAACGTCCAAAACCGTAATTTACATGCTGTGCGGCGTTTGCTTAGTGTCCACAGTGTACATGATGATAACCGCCTTTATGAGTCCTTCGCCTCCATTGAGCAATTCAACCACTGGAACAGTCTTAata gtttttatgtggGTTTTATTCTTTGGATGTGCATCTTATGTTAAATTGTCAATAGCTGCAGTACTGCGAAACAAAGGTAACAGAGGACTATTTCTTTATGGCTGCATTACTCAAATTGGATCAACAGCAGGAGCATTGAttggattttatttaattaacattgtACAATTGTTAAATTCATATAATCCTTGTTGA
- the LOC132946766 gene encoding zinc finger protein 84-like, translated as MNQSCCPVCTLYLRPGISLTVHLHTHPKKQVIKALLNLTNQASPSKSDQENLSDDSSSSSDSSSPAAYSFIIPDRVNNAKKNTLKISEPVNEARNNFNAINTGLYQGFYNYNEDRNSANNCPSPKSQNSQALSELRDALEDNPEDDVDIEDNNVTFEDDYPPEFEEDQQDGSIGFQGESNESTQHHEVSEETGSSVAGHFNDPFQSNGNLLENEEYMSHYFYSSENARISHTDPDPQLNPPQYSTLTTMELHPEYLSSNHQERHLTLDIQTDELMPAHGELSGQESLEPPEPILASIWTMKSSDDILPHTSTAWDDTVHEVSTAARNLMCLKNREEIPKEDTKEIIEKKEVKPLVGKLICPYCKLKFSDVKSRKVHINEEHRNEEGVKKGLMYIKPFSTKIETDLEESVQPTTLKVECGICDQPFENYTQMTLHFIDTHKDKNNLCPTCNIVFPLITEFREHIQNIHPLPCSFCPRKFHSQFNLTTHLKRHLQIKPFVCEQCNKSFASRVKLQDHMNGHLNIKPYTCSMCDQAFSCKSNLNSHIRKQHQSNGTPKDFYCHCGEVFHSLKKLAWHKETHEDKPKQCPWCSERFVHSTSLTRHIRRSHDSSYLPTKDRDIENMSCHLCNNTFLRKSFATHMLIHKDLRPYSCNICNRSFRTKWNLRMHQWTHMSRTHKPFKCTQCKSAFYLKHEWEAHVRAHNGVRPFTCNECGKQFIRKKHCMRHMAEHEEGNRSYECKECGKKFHRSYYLTDHLKTHTGQKPHTCHICGKTTSSKSNHNKHVRTHHARESINTEG; from the exons atgaatcaATCATGTTGTCCAGTTTGCACATTGTACTTACGCCCAGGAATATCTCTAACTGTCCATTTACATACGCATCCCAAAAAACAAGTCATAAAAGCTTTGTTAAACCTAACCAATCAAGCATCCCCTTCCAAATCAGACCAAGAAAACCTTTCAGATGACAGTAGCTCGTCTTCAGATTCATCCAGCCCAGCTGCATACTCTTTTATTATCCCAGATAGAGTtaataatgcaaaaaaaaataccttaaaaataTCAGAGCCGGTTAATGAAGCCAGAAATAACTTCAATGCTATTAATACTGGGCTTTACCAggggttttataattataatgaggACAGAAATAGCGCTAATAACTGTCCATCACCTAAAAGCCAAAACAGTCAAGCACTTTCTGAACTACGAGATGCTCTTGAGGATAATCCCGAGGATGACGTTGATATTGAAGATAATAATGTTACTTTTGAGGATGACTATCCACCAGAATTTGAAGAAGACCAACAAGATGGCAGTATTGGTTTTCAAGGAGAATCAAATGAATCAACTCAACATCATGAAGTGTCGGAAGAAACAGGCTCGTCTGTGGCAGGTCACTTTAATGATCCGTTTCAATCAAATGGTAATCTACTTGAAAATGAAGAATATATGTCACACTATTTTTACTCAAGTGAAAATGCTCGCATATCACATACTGATCCAGATCCTCAACTTAACCCTCCTCAGTATAGTACTCTTACTACAATGGAACTACACCCAGAATATTTATCCTCAAACCATCAAGAACGTCATTTAACTCTAGATATTCAAACAGATGAACTTATGCCAGCTCATGGAGAATTATCTGGCCAAGAAAGTTTAGAACCCCCTGAACCAATACTTGCATCCATATGGACAATGAAAAGTAGTGATGATATTCTGCCTCATACTAGTACTGCATGGGATGATACTGTACACGAAGTGAGTACTGCTGCTAGAAatttaatgtgtttaaaaaacaGAGAAGAAATCCCTAAAGAAGATACTAaagaaataatagaaaaaaaagaagtaaAACCACTTGTAGGAAAATTAATTTGTCCATATTGCAAATTAAAGTTCAGCGATGTTAAATCACGTAAAGTACATATCAATGAAGAACATAGAAATGAAGAAGGCGTAAAGAAAGGTTTGATGTACATAAAACCATTTTCAACCAAAATAGAGACTGATTTGGAAGAATCAGTTCAACCAACTACTTTGAAAGTGGAATGTGGCATTTGTGATCAACCTTTCGAAAATTATACACAAATGACATTGCATTTTATTGATACTCATAAAG ATAAGAATAATTTATGTCCAACATGTAACATAGTGTTTCCTTTGATAACAGAATTTCGAGaacatatacaaaatattcatccATTGCCATGTAGTTTCTGTCCAAGGAAATTCCATTCCCAATTTAATTTAACCACTCATTTGAAACGTCACCTTCAAATTAAGCCATTCGTTTGTGAACAATGTAATAAATCTTTTGCCAGTCGTGTTAAACTTCAAGATCACATGAATGGTCATCtcaatataaaaccatacacTTGTTCTATGTGTGATCAAGCTTTTAGTtgcaaatcaaatttaaatagtcaTATTCGTAAACAACATCAGAGTAATGGAACTCCAAAAGATTTTTATTGCCATTGTGGAGAG gtatttcaCTCATTAAAAAAGCTTGCATGGCACAAGGAAACTCATGAAGATAAACCAAAACAATGCCCATGGTGTTCAGAACGTTTTGTTCACTCAACATCTTTGACTAGGCATATACGACGTTCACATGATTCCTCTTATTTACCTACAAAAGATCGTGATATTGAAAACATGAGCTGtcatttatgtaataatacatttttgcgtAAATCTTTTGCTACCCATATGCTTATTCACAAAGATTTAAGACCTTATTCTTGTAATATATGCAACCGATCATTTCGAACTAAATGGAATTTAAGAATGCATCAGTGGACTCATATGTCACGCACGCACAAACCTTTTAAATGTACCCAGTGCAAAAGTGCATTTTATCTCAAACATGAATGGGAAGCTCATGTACGTGCACACAATGGTGTTCGTCCATTTACATGCAATGAATGTGGAAAACAATTCATCAGGAAAAAACATTGTATGAGACATATGGCAGAACACGAGGAAGGTAATCGTTCATATGAATGCAAGGAATGTGGCAAAAA GTTCCACCGTAGTTATTATCTGACAGATCACTTAAAGACACACACTGGACAAAAGCCTCATACATGTCATATATGCGGCAAAACAACAAGTTCTAAGTCGAATCACAACAAACATGTCCGTACACACCATGCGAGAGAATCAATAAACACTGAAGGTTGA